A part of Capsicum annuum cultivar UCD-10X-F1 chromosome 6, UCD10Xv1.1, whole genome shotgun sequence genomic DNA contains:
- the LOC107872899 gene encoding two-component response regulator-like APRR2 yields MVCTENDLLGWKDFPKGLRVLLLDKDSNSASDMRSRLEEMEYIVYAFCNETEALSAISSKSEVFHVAIVEVSAGNSDGGLKFLEGAKDLPTIMVSNIHSISTMMKCIALGAVEFLQKPLSDDKLRNIWQHVVHKAFHSGGKNVAESLKPVKESLLSMLELQPVKREADSENSNEAEPLTSVLENQKESPNCCDKYPAPSTPQHKQGVRSVDDGDFQDHTILSNEQDSEVHEGDTKSVETTCCDSVAETSILADSAGRLEVAITKDERDSAADQNMEDPIATCSRSNDYPADGSTRSAESNKASGLHSSSGTKANKKKMKVDWTPELHKKFVKAVEKLGIDQAIPSRILELMKVEGLTRHNIASHLQKFRMQRRQILPKEDEKRWPRPQLRDSVQRTYYYPHKPVMAFPTYHPNNAPTAGQFYPPWIPPGGYPNGAHMWGSPYYPGWQPPENWHWNPHSGLYADVWGCPVTPPSLGSCTPYLQNASGIHNRYGIIQKSVDLHPAEEVIDKVVKEAIHKPSLPLPLGLKSPSTESVLDALSKQGISAVPSRINGSRRPH; encoded by the exons ATGGTTTGCACTGAGAATGACTTACTGGGGTGGAAAGATTTTCCTAAAGGACTTAGAGTCCTCCTTCTTGATAAAGATTCTAATTCTGCCTCTGACATGAGATCAAGGCTTGAGGAAATGGAATATATAG TTTACGCATTCTGCAATGAGACTGAAGCTTTGTCTGCAATCTCAAGCAAGTCTGAAGTATTCCATGTTGCCATTGTAGAG GTAAGTGCTGGCAACAGTGATGGAGGACTCAAATTTCTCGAAGGTGCTAAAGATCTGCCAACTATAA TGGTGTCAAATATTCACTCTATTAGCACCATGATGAAGTGTATAGCG CTTGGTGCAGTTGAGTTCCTTCAGAAACCATTATCAGATGATAAACTGAGAAATATATGGCAGCATGTAGTTCACAAG GCATTTCATTCTGGAGGAAAGAATGTCGCTGAGTCGCTTAAGCCGGTTAAAGAATCTCTTTTGTCCATGCTAGAGCTCCAACCAGTAAAGCGCGAAGCAGATAGTGAAAATTCTAATGAAGCTGAACCCTTGACCTCAGTATTGGAAAACCAAAAAGAATCACCAAATTGCTGCGATAAGTATCCGGCTCCTTCAACCCCACAACATAAACAAGGAGTGAGGTCAGTGGATGATGGTGATTTCCAAGATCATACTATCTTGTCAAATGAACAAGATAGTGAGGTACATGAAGGGGACACAAAATCTGTCGAAACTACTTGTTGTGATTCTGTTGCTGAGACTAGTATCCTGGCAGATTCTGCCGGGCGACTAGAAGTGGCTATCACAAAGGATGAGCGTGATTCTGCTGCTGATCAAAATATGGAGGATCCCATTGCTACTTGTTCACGAAGTAATGACTACCCAGCCGATGGCAGTACTCGTTCTGCTGAATCTAATAAAGCTTCTGGTCTCCATAGTTCAAGTGGGACAAAAGCtaataagaagaaaatgaag GTAGACTGGACACCTGAACTACACAAAAAATTTGTTAAGGCAGTCGAGAAACTTGGTATAGATCAAGCCATTCCTTCTCGAATACTAGAGCTGATGAAAGTAGAAGGCCTGACAAGACATAATATAGCTAGCCATCTCCAG AAATTCAGGATGCAGCGGAGGCAAATTTTGCCAAAGGAAGACGAGAAAAGATGGCCTCGTCCTCAACTTAGAGATTCAGTACAAAGAACCTATTATTATCCACATAAACCTGTCATGGCCTTCCCGACCTATCATCCGAATAATGCACCCACAGCTGGTCAATTCTATCCTCCTTGGATACCACCAGGAGGTTACCCGAATGGTGCGCATATGTGGGGTTCACCTTATTATCCTGGATGGCAACCACCCGAGAATTGGCACTGGAATCCTCACTCTGGA CTGTATGCTGATGTATGGGGTTGCCCCGTTACACCTCCATCTTTAGGATCATGTACACCGTACCTTCAG AATGCATCTGGGATACACAACAGATATGGCATAATACAAAAATCAGTTGATCTTCACCCG GCAGAGGAGGTCATAGATAAGGTGGTAAAGGAGGCAATACACAAGCCATCGTTGCCTCTACCATTGGGCCTAAAATCTCCTTCAACGGAGAGTGTTCTCGACGCGCTTTCCAAACAAGGCATCTCCGCCGTTCCTTCACGCATCAACGGTTCTCGTCGCCCGCATTGA